A genomic stretch from Nitrospirota bacterium includes:
- the smpB gene encoding SsrA-binding protein SmpB produces the protein MAKSPAEGVLCHNRRVLKDFLVMESFEAGMVLQGSEVKSLRRHHASIQESYAKLAQGEIFIYNMNIMHYAEGGIWNHDPMRPRKLLLNRAEIDRIVGKWSMKNTTLIPLKVYLKNHRVKVEIAVVRRKEDRDRRDDIKKQDLLREMRKEGRRLG, from the coding sequence CTGGCTAAATCCCCCGCCGAAGGCGTCCTCTGCCACAATCGCCGCGTCCTCAAGGATTTCCTTGTTATGGAATCCTTCGAGGCCGGGATGGTGCTGCAAGGCTCGGAGGTCAAATCGCTCCGCCGCCATCACGCGAGCATCCAGGAGAGCTACGCCAAGCTCGCGCAAGGCGAAATCTTCATCTACAACATGAACATCATGCACTATGCCGAGGGGGGCATCTGGAACCACGACCCCATGCGTCCAAGGAAACTTCTCCTCAACCGCGCCGAAATCGACCGCATCGTGGGTAAGTGGTCCATGAAGAACACCACCCTCATTCCCCTCAAGGTTTACTTGAAAAACCATCGCGTAAAGGTCGAGATTGCCGTCGTACGCCGCAAGGAAGATCGCGACCGTAGAGACGACATCAAGAAGCAGGATCTCCTTCGGGAAATGCGCAAGGAAGGCCGCCGGCTAGGCTGA
- a CDS encoding aldehyde dehydrogenase family protein, whose product MEKIKCVNPATLELLAEIDIWDQARVDGAVDKAWSAFESWQKTTFRQRRKLMLRLKDEIRKQKREIAEIIVKENGKPFVEAVAYDIFPVLEFVTYFANHAEEILRREFLDIGKWKFMRRESYLEYAPLGVVGVIAPWNFPFSLAMGPLIQAIMAGNAAVLKPSELTTLTGVKIGELFKAAGFPDGLVGVATGDGRTGEALVRSRVKKIIFTGSVGTGKKIMSLAGQDLKPVVLELGGKDPMIVMGDAHLPTAIKGAVWGAFINCGQVCCSVERLYVQKDIYKPFLDGVVEETRKLRQGNGMDPDTDVGPVICERQLRVVETQVEDARKHGAKILVGGERNRQLKGYFYKPTVLSDVTHDMTTIREETFGPTLPVMAFDKVDEAVARANDSAYGLTASIWTSNRHKAQEVASRLEYGSVSINDHGATYGIAQSPWGGWKYSGIGRTHGPMGLREMCEIRHVHTNKSYKSPNPMWFNYSKAKADVVPAALDVIYGNGVGDRIKGVIRAIRRQPV is encoded by the coding sequence GTGGAAAAGATCAAGTGCGTGAATCCCGCAACTCTGGAGTTGCTCGCTGAAATCGACATTTGGGACCAGGCTCGCGTGGACGGAGCCGTCGACAAGGCATGGTCCGCCTTCGAAAGCTGGCAGAAAACCACCTTCCGGCAGCGTCGCAAACTCATGCTCCGGTTGAAGGACGAAATCCGGAAACAAAAACGCGAGATCGCCGAAATCATTGTCAAAGAGAACGGCAAACCCTTCGTGGAGGCCGTGGCGTACGACATCTTTCCCGTCCTGGAATTCGTCACCTACTTCGCGAATCATGCGGAGGAAATCCTGCGCCGCGAATTTCTGGACATCGGCAAGTGGAAGTTCATGCGCCGGGAGAGCTACCTCGAATACGCCCCCCTCGGTGTAGTCGGCGTGATCGCCCCTTGGAACTTCCCCTTCTCCCTCGCCATGGGCCCCCTGATCCAAGCCATCATGGCGGGCAACGCCGCGGTCCTCAAACCCAGCGAACTCACGACCCTCACCGGAGTCAAGATCGGAGAACTGTTCAAGGCGGCGGGATTCCCGGACGGCCTCGTGGGCGTCGCCACCGGTGACGGACGAACCGGTGAAGCTCTGGTGCGATCACGCGTTAAGAAAATCATCTTCACCGGCAGCGTGGGAACCGGGAAGAAGATCATGTCCCTGGCCGGCCAGGACCTGAAACCGGTGGTCCTTGAACTGGGCGGGAAGGATCCTATGATCGTCATGGGCGATGCCCACCTCCCCACCGCCATCAAGGGCGCGGTATGGGGGGCGTTCATAAACTGCGGGCAGGTCTGCTGCTCGGTTGAAAGATTATACGTTCAAAAGGATATTTATAAGCCATTTCTTGATGGAGTAGTTGAGGAAACGCGAAAGCTTCGCCAAGGAAACGGGATGGATCCGGATACCGATGTCGGGCCGGTCATCTGCGAACGGCAGCTTCGTGTGGTGGAGACCCAGGTGGAAGATGCCCGAAAGCACGGCGCGAAGATACTCGTCGGCGGCGAGCGGAACCGCCAACTCAAGGGCTACTTCTACAAGCCGACCGTGCTCTCGGATGTGACCCACGATATGACCACCATCCGGGAAGAGACGTTTGGCCCCACCCTTCCGGTCATGGCGTTCGACAAGGTGGACGAGGCGGTTGCACGGGCAAACGACTCGGCCTACGGTCTCACAGCCAGCATCTGGACGTCGAATCGCCACAAAGCCCAAGAGGTCGCGTCCCGGCTGGAATACGGAAGCGTTTCCATCAACGATCACGGCGCCACCTACGGCATCGCCCAGTCACCCTGGGGGGGCTGGAAATACAGCGGGATCGGCCGCACGCACGGCCCGATGGGCTTGCGCGAAATGTGCGAGATCCGGCACGTCCACACGAACAAGAGCTACAAGTCCCCGAACCCGATGTGGTTCAACTACTCGAAGGCCAAGGCGGACGTCGTACCCGCGGCGTTGGATGTGATCTACGGGAACGGCGTAGGCGACCGCATCAAAGGCGTGATTCGCGCCATCCGGCGCCAACCGGTGTAG
- the selB gene encoding selenocysteine-specific translation elongation factor, with translation MGTASSRPPSPSRHITVGTAGHIDHGKTELVKALTGTNPDRLKEEKERGITTDIGFAYLDLESGTHCAIVDVPGHEDFIRNMLAGVGGIDVVLLIVAADEGVKPQTREHLDICRLLEIPRGIIVITKSDLADKELLHLVESEVRDLSKGTPLEHAPIIRTSARTGTGLAELKSTIDEMARDIGPHSSASDLFRLPIDRVFVMQGFGTVVTGTVASGRVRTGEEIDLFSLQDSTPRRAPVRVRALQSHKNAVEEALAGQRVAVNLQGIRKEDVARGDLLATSGAFEPSARMDVLLQATSPLPHPIRTQTQATLHLRTFFSNARILLHNHKELAAGEETPATLVLDRPAVGAWGDRFVLLGTTGYQRTIGGGKLLDPLAAKRRYRDKAEPLSLLGRASAANSIAPFLSLHGRHRTLGDLSKRTGISLTTLREHVKAVQADGAVVLLRNDTVVLREIYEQTRKMIHEYVTAFHADKPYEKGISREELRQRLRVEEPLLNAILEEETASGAIRIAEDRVASGRFQLGTQKKDEDLRVRVLNLFMEASSAPPSVKEAEDFLHATGVSRILQLLENQAQVVRVAPDLYFHREAIETLRLKLIRFFDTHPAMSPADLKDLAGVTRKHAIPLLEYFDRIRLTRREGNVRKLHSAPPKVK, from the coding sequence GTGGGCACCGCATCGAGCCGGCCCCCTTCCCCTTCCCGTCACATCACCGTCGGCACCGCCGGTCACATCGACCACGGCAAAACCGAACTCGTCAAGGCCCTCACCGGAACCAATCCGGACCGCCTGAAGGAGGAAAAGGAGCGCGGCATCACCACCGACATCGGCTTCGCCTACCTCGATCTTGAATCGGGAACCCACTGCGCCATCGTCGACGTCCCGGGCCACGAGGACTTCATCCGGAACATGCTGGCGGGCGTGGGAGGCATCGATGTCGTTCTCCTCATCGTGGCCGCCGACGAGGGCGTAAAGCCGCAAACGCGCGAGCACCTCGACATCTGCCGACTGCTCGAAATCCCTCGCGGGATCATCGTCATCACGAAATCGGACCTCGCCGACAAGGAGCTGCTCCACCTCGTCGAATCCGAGGTACGGGATCTTTCGAAGGGTACCCCCCTGGAACACGCCCCAATCATCCGCACTTCGGCGCGCACGGGCACGGGCCTCGCGGAGCTGAAATCAACCATCGATGAAATGGCCCGCGACATCGGCCCCCACAGTTCCGCGAGCGATCTTTTCCGGCTCCCCATCGACCGCGTGTTCGTGATGCAAGGGTTCGGCACCGTCGTCACGGGCACCGTCGCCTCCGGCCGGGTCCGGACCGGCGAGGAGATCGATCTATTTTCGCTCCAGGATTCGACTCCTCGTCGCGCACCCGTGCGCGTGCGTGCGCTCCAGAGCCACAAGAATGCTGTTGAAGAGGCGCTGGCCGGCCAACGAGTGGCGGTGAATCTCCAGGGGATCCGGAAGGAAGATGTGGCCCGGGGCGACTTGCTCGCTACGTCGGGTGCCTTCGAACCGTCGGCACGCATGGATGTCCTCCTCCAAGCCACCTCACCCCTGCCCCACCCCATCCGGACCCAGACTCAAGCCACCCTCCACCTGAGGACGTTCTTCTCAAACGCCCGCATCCTCCTGCACAATCACAAGGAGCTGGCGGCGGGAGAAGAAACGCCGGCCACGCTTGTTCTGGACAGGCCGGCCGTAGGCGCATGGGGAGATCGATTCGTCCTCCTCGGAACCACCGGCTATCAACGAACGATTGGGGGAGGCAAGCTCCTGGATCCCCTGGCTGCAAAGCGTCGATACCGCGACAAGGCCGAGCCCCTTTCCCTCCTGGGCCGCGCTTCGGCCGCGAACTCCATTGCCCCCTTCCTTTCTCTACATGGCCGGCACCGGACGCTGGGCGATCTGTCCAAACGAACCGGAATCTCGCTGACAACCTTGCGTGAGCATGTGAAGGCGGTTCAGGCCGACGGAGCAGTGGTACTCCTTCGAAACGATACAGTCGTTCTTAGAGAGATTTACGAGCAGACCCGCAAGATGATCCATGAGTATGTTACGGCGTTTCACGCGGACAAACCCTACGAGAAAGGGATTTCGCGCGAAGAACTTCGTCAGCGCCTTCGAGTGGAGGAACCCCTCTTGAATGCCATACTGGAGGAAGAAACGGCGTCCGGCGCCATACGCATTGCGGAGGATCGAGTCGCTTCAGGCCGGTTCCAGCTTGGAACCCAGAAGAAGGACGAAGACCTGCGTGTCCGCGTCCTCAATCTTTTCATGGAGGCCTCGTCCGCTCCCCCATCCGTCAAGGAAGCGGAGGATTTCCTCCATGCCACCGGTGTCTCACGAATCCTTCAGCTCCTTGAGAATCAGGCGCAGGTTGTCCGCGTCGCCCCCGATCTCTATTTCCATCGGGAGGCGATCGAAACACTCCGTCTCAAGCTTATTCGCTTCTTTGACACCCACCCGGCCATGTCCCCCGCCGATCTGAAGGATCTGGCGGGCGTCACCCGAAAACACGCCATCCCCCTCCTCGAATATTTCGACCGCATCCGATTGACCCGCCGCGAAGGAAACGTCCGGAAATTGCATTCCGCGCCGCCGAAGGTAAAATGA
- a CDS encoding 50S ribosomal protein L28, whose protein sequence is MARQCDFCGKKKIFGHNVSHANNKTHRVFMPNLRAVRIMKAGKSIKAKICMVCLKLNRHLTGAPTAA, encoded by the coding sequence ATGGCCAGACAGTGCGATTTCTGCGGAAAGAAGAAGATCTTCGGGCACAACGTGAGTCACGCCAACAACAAGACTCACCGCGTGTTCATGCCCAATCTTCGTGCCGTGCGGATCATGAAAGCCGGCAAGTCGATCAAGGCGAAAATCTGCATGGTCTGCCTCAAACTCAACCGGCATCTCACCGGCGCGCCCACGGCGGCGTAG
- a CDS encoding PadR family transcriptional regulator, with protein sequence MALKHLILARLMRRPAHGYELHHEPLQPLHPDFGVTEAHIYASLRSLEKNGYVRHRSVRRGKFPQRMSYSITSKGRKYLRVWAKGLQEEPPEAVFGRSLWHPLGARLSVLLTLGSKPSPETLRSAVLAAQNRIRQYRSLLAVRRSVHPSTRILLLGGLALEKAGLSWLRTVHGEGGLRGRSHSRTPSRPKKRRS encoded by the coding sequence ATGGCCCTCAAACATCTCATCCTGGCGCGGCTCATGCGCCGTCCCGCCCACGGCTATGAGCTGCACCACGAGCCCCTTCAGCCGCTCCACCCCGATTTTGGAGTAACCGAGGCGCACATCTACGCGTCCCTCCGATCCTTGGAGAAGAACGGCTACGTGCGGCATCGATCCGTCCGCCGGGGGAAATTCCCGCAGCGCATGAGCTACAGCATCACGTCCAAAGGCAGGAAGTACCTGCGTGTCTGGGCCAAGGGCCTCCAGGAGGAGCCACCCGAGGCGGTCTTTGGCCGTTCTCTTTGGCATCCCTTGGGCGCACGCCTTTCTGTTCTGCTGACGTTGGGATCGAAGCCATCGCCGGAAACCCTTCGTTCCGCTGTCCTAGCTGCGCAAAATCGGATCCGGCAATACCGATCTCTCCTGGCTGTTCGCCGTTCCGTTCACCCGTCCACGCGGATCCTCCTGCTTGGCGGCTTGGCCTTGGAGAAGGCCGGCCTATCGTGGTTGAGGACGGTCCACGGGGAGGGTGGGCTTCGCGGGCGATCGCACTCGCGGACCCCGTCACGGCCAAAGAAGCGGCGGAGTTGA
- a CDS encoding tyrosine-type recombinase/integrase: MKVTAAIEEFLDYVQVERGLSATTLKNYRRWLEHLQLWLKQKGPGDIEIKDLRSDVIWKYRLYLAGRPRANKPGALSRTSQRYFLIALRTMLRYLTKRGVAVLGPEQIDLPKPAPRQIKFLDDRSVERLLAAPKVETRQGLRDRALCEVMFSTGLRVSELSGLDRDRVNVSDGEFSVTGKGGRTRVVFLSEEARQWLTKYLKARKDDGKALFVTARGKPGSRRWAKRLSIRAIQDLIKHYCRLAGITLPASPHTLRHSFATDLLSHGADLRSVQELLGHKNVATTQIYTHLTNPQLRDVHRRFHRGGR, from the coding sequence GTGAAAGTCACTGCGGCTATTGAGGAGTTCCTGGACTACGTCCAAGTCGAGCGTGGTCTGAGCGCCACCACCCTGAAGAACTACCGCCGCTGGCTGGAGCATTTACAACTATGGCTCAAGCAGAAGGGTCCGGGTGATATCGAAATCAAGGATCTGAGGAGTGATGTCATCTGGAAGTACCGGCTCTATCTCGCCGGTCGGCCGAGGGCCAACAAGCCGGGAGCCTTGTCGCGCACAAGCCAAAGGTACTTCTTGATTGCTTTGCGCACAATGCTTCGATACCTGACCAAACGCGGCGTCGCGGTGTTGGGTCCGGAGCAGATCGATCTTCCCAAACCGGCACCGAGGCAGATCAAGTTCCTGGATGATCGCTCCGTAGAGCGATTGCTTGCTGCTCCCAAGGTCGAGACGCGGCAGGGACTGCGAGACCGTGCGCTTTGTGAGGTGATGTTTTCCACGGGACTTCGGGTGTCCGAACTGTCCGGATTGGATCGAGACCGGGTGAATGTGAGCGACGGTGAATTCTCGGTAACCGGGAAAGGCGGCCGGACGCGGGTGGTATTTCTATCGGAAGAGGCTCGTCAATGGCTCACGAAATACCTGAAGGCGCGGAAAGACGATGGGAAGGCTCTTTTCGTAACCGCCAGGGGAAAGCCCGGATCTCGCCGATGGGCGAAGCGGTTATCGATCCGGGCCATCCAGGACCTCATCAAGCATTATTGCCGGTTGGCGGGAATCACTCTGCCCGCCAGTCCTCACACGCTCAGGCACAGTTTCGCAACGGATCTTCTGAGCCACGGTGCCGATTTGAGGTCGGTGCAGGAACTGTTGGGCCACAAGAACGTGGCGACGACGCAGATCTACACCCATCTGACGAATCCGCAGTTGCGCGACGTTCACCGGCGATTCCATCGCGGCGGGCGGTAG